In the Augochlora pura isolate Apur16 chromosome 7, APUR_v2.2.1, whole genome shotgun sequence genome, GACTTTTCTGCACTACGGTGGAACCGTAGTAACAGAAATTAGATTATTGGAATATAGCCTCATTTTACTACACAAATTGTGCAGAATCTGGCGATATTGATACTGAATTATTCAATGATTCTCAGTTAATGAAGAGAATCGCTCTTAGAAACTATTTCAGTTGTTTCTGCTGTCACTGAGAGGATGAGTATGGCATCCAAGAGTTAGAGGCTGCTACATAGAGTGTTTGGATAGCCTTCATGGCTATTGGAGCACGAAAACTGCAATAATTCTATCaaaaaactgtaaaaagaTTCAAAAGTGTGTCACGAAGTGGAACACTATGATAAGTTTCGTTGATAAATTAGATCAACGCAATCAACGaacaataacaatttgaaagaTGAATGAGACGTGTGCAAGAATGATGATCATGAGTGGCTCTCGCGCTTCGGGACTGAGATTCTCGCGAGAAACGTGATTCGTCGGACGAAAGCCACAGCATCGATCGTCCTACGAATAGGAAAATCGGGAAATCAACGAAGGAACGTCTCAACGGAAGCTTAGAGGAACGGACGCAGATAGAACGAGAAGAAGGACTGATTCAGCgaggaaacgaagaaaaagaaagcgaTCAAGCCGCTTATAGACGACCAGGATGGAAGTCGGGAATGGGCggaaaactattttcaatattttgttatcttCTTTTCAATCGGTTCAACtccgaaataaattattttgctcGAAGCGCGTAGTTCGAAGGTATCAGCAAAATGTTAGCGTTTCGTTTGAAGTTTCTATGTATAGATAATTTACGTATCTGGATATAGATCtttagatatttatacaaCTTAACAATTTGTCAATTACAGGccatgaaaatattcgaacacgTTTTAacacgaaataaattgtaaaacattgaATCAAATGGCTTGAACTTTTTGATACGTTAGACGGtctagattactaaacaaacgCTACAggattttttgtaaaatttagaatttattaaaatgataaaaaaaaaaaaaaagaaattttagtttcaacttatttatttgaatgaataattaaatttagatgataccagtaatttatatttatgacgaaaattttatcgaaatagaTTGACGTAGTTATGAGTTGGAAGCAGTGCAAgatgcgaacaattttttgttaaaagaatCGTTTATCGCTCGTAACAACGTCAATCGGTATCGATGAAACTTTCACCATGCATAAACAAATAACCAGGGTCTACACACTGCAACGTTTAAAGTTCAATTATTCacgcaaataaaatgtatttgcCATTTGCCATTATTTGGCATCTTTCTTAAAAGCACGTTCTAATGGAACTGCAGAaccagaatattttaatttattcatcggATTACTAAAATAAACGTATTCGCGAGCGTGACAGATTTGTTTCCGCTACTCAGACGGCGCGAGTGAAATTTAGTGGAAAGTATTGCTTTATTCGAACCGTGCATCGGAAGAATCTTTCTCCAAGCTGTGCCCATCTGTGTCGGATATGGGGGATAGGACATGTTCCCGGACGATTACACAGAAATGAAGTAACGAGGCGTCGATGTTCCGATCGATGAGTCGAAGCGTGTCGGGAGTAGGAGGATTGCGAGCAGCTCTCTAAAGATGCAATACAGAAAAACGTGTGCGAAGAACAGAAGGGTTGGGGTAGTGTGTCTGTGTGCGTGTTTCACTGAGGGCTGACAGAACAGTGAtggtggagagagagaaaaaaagaaatgaaaacgaaacaTTCCAAGAGGCTGCGAagagtatataataatataatataatgtaatataatataaaactcgtaaaatgtaatataatataatagaattgaatacaatagaatataatgtaatataatatcgtatatatGGGAAGATCGAAAAAGTAGCGTGCTCAATATTCTATCAAGCACTAATAATCGTAAATGTCACCAAGTCACCaaagaaacgaaactaaaAAACTGAGATCGAACGAGTGATCGAGAATCCGTGATAGATCCAAGGACACTGGAGATAGGTTCAGGTGTGGATAAACATCGTGCTTCCGGTGGAAcaatagagagatagaagaataaaaaagggGGTGGTTGTGGGATTGGTAGAGCGAGTGACAGTAGTAGATCCGGTTATGGTTGGCATATAAGAGAGAGTAGAATATCGGGAGCAGAGAGACATAGTAGAAAAACGTAACAGATTGAAGTTTCtaagtaaataagtaagtTAAGTTAAGTTGAGTTGAGTTGAGTTAATTTAAGTTAAGTTACGTTAAGTAAGATAAGATAAGTTAAGTGTGTGTTCGTTTGTTTGGCGGGCATTAACTAGAGTCTTAAGTGAAAGTGAGTACATCATACGTCATGTCACCATAGCCCACGGTCGTCATCGTGACAACGGCCCACCAGAACGCGTCCGGAATGGACTTGAAGAACGAATTCTCGGAGCCGGCCTCCGCGAAGTATACCGCCGATGAGAATAGCACCACACCTGCAATGCAAGGAAGAAAACACCGGTTCAGTGGGTTTAACGCCCCCGGTGGCTCTGTACCTCATGTCCCCGTAGCCCACGGTCGTCATCGTGACCACCGCCCACCAGAACGCGTCCGGTATCGATTTGAAGAAGCTGTCCTGCGTGCCCGCCTCCGCGAAGTATACCGCCGACGAGAACAGCACCACACCTGGAACGCACACAAGAGGAACACACGCTTCAAGACACGCTATTTTGTCTAGCGAGccctagctctctctctctcgctctctctctcgctttctctctctctttcgtttcgcTCTCATTGCTTGTTTTTCGCCTTTTCATCTCTTTCGCGCGCgctttcactctctttctctttctctttctctttctctttctttttctctttctctctttctctctttctctctttccctctgtTTTGGTTAGCGTTAGGTTTCTTGATGCATCCTGCGACCTCATCGATTGTCCCACGATCGATGGAGATCGGTTCTTCCGCGCGCGACACttgttctctttttctctttccttctatTGTCTCCTCCACGTGATTCCAGTCGCTATAGTCTTCGTTTCTGTCCGGCAACCTCGTCGATCGAGCGAAATATCGACGGTACTTATGGGGTCCTTTCCATCAGGATGATTGGACCCGGACCAATTCCCCAGGAAAACGGCCATCGACCATCCTCTGGCCGTACGTCGGTTTCGGTTACCTAGATCTCTCTCGGCTGAGAACCTCCATCAGGATtctcctgctctctctctctttgtcggCGATAcccttattattattatttatcattatcatctattatcttttttttttagtaacatcttttttttttagcatATTcatgacttttttttttatctagatGTACGTACATGTATATAGACATGGATAGATATAGAGATTCGTTATACTTTCTTCTTATTTAACCAACGATGTGCTTGCCGTTTTATTCGGTGCGTTGACTATCGCGTCATCTGATCACCGGTGACATGATAATCAATACGCTGGTAAAGATACTCGGTTTGACTTGACAGGAAGAAAGAGTGGTCGAGAAGTTCgatagggggggggggggggggtaagGGGGGCATGAGAAAGGGGGATTGTCGCTCCGATTTTTCGTCCCTTGGCGGGGAACAGAGAGTAGAAGTAGTTGGTCTAAGCTCCGTGCAAGGTAACCCGATCGCGTCGTCCGAAATCCATTAGTCTCAAGTACAaaaggaatttttcgaatattctaCATATGCTAGTCATCTTTTTGCCTTTAATTACAAGATAAACAGAAACGACAAAACTCTATCCCTGCGAAGGCTGCATCTATTTTTGGGATGAAACTGAAATTTCAGAAGTAGAATCTGTGTTGCAACAAGGGAGGATTATTAAACGATTATGTTCACTATAGAATAGACTCGATTCTCAATGTATAGATCCGTAAGAAGATCATaacatttattagaattattctcTACCGCAAAATGTGGTaacttttaattctttgataTTTCTATGAAAACAGTAATATTCATTAAACGATTACACTTTAAATGTTACTTTTGTAAAGCAAAACAATCTAGCGAAACTGAGCAGTCACCCTCGCAGGGTTGATGATTCTCGAGAATGAACAACGATATTAACCCACTTGCATCATCGGCGTACAGAATTTTACCGGACTGAAAGAACTCCATCGAGGAAAGCTCAATTCTTTGTTTCACAcaggagagaagaaaagagagaatttattgtcGCGACGACTGCAAAGTAGCTTTGAAGCAAGaccgtacaaaacaattgttgTCGAGCTTATTAAGCTTCATTGTCCCGTGCGATGCGAATCGGTTGAAAGAGTCCGCGATCCGTTTACCTTGCACGGAAAGAGAAGAGGGTGGTCGAGAcgtgtaaaatagaaaaaaaaaagaacgaagcaATGGATCCTGCGTATCCTGGCATGGCAGTCGCCGCGTTACCGGCGGAGCAGCTGGCAGAAGGGGTTACCTTTATCGAGAGAAGGCTGGGCAAGGACACCGCCGGAAACTTCCTCCGGGACCTGAATTAAGAATCGATAGAGGAACGGGGTTGTAAATCTGCCGGCGACTCGCGGGCTCCTGCACCGAGACATTCGAGAGGAAACGAGACCTCTTTGGAGAATGGGAGGCGCCATTAACGGCGGCTCCCGATGCGGTGGTGGGGATTGAACAATGCGAGCCAATGATCTCGAGATATCTTCGAAACGAGCTATCTCGCGACGGCCCCCTCCTTATTTTCGCGGCAACCGATTCAGACAATTAGACCGCGAACACCCGTGAAATTTCCGACCCGCGGGACATCGCAAAGAATTCGCGATGTGTTGCAAAGAATTGCAAAGGAGTCGGCGAAGACACGTAAAGAATTGCAAAGAATTCGCGATGTGTTGCAAAGAATTGCAAAGGAATCGGCGAAGACACGTAAAGAATTGCAAAGAATTCGCGGCACGAGACTCTAGAGCCAGAGAGAAGTTCGCGGGAACAATGATACGGCGAAAAATCCGCGGTGGGTTCCCGATACACATATGTGAATATGTATAATCGTTGGGGTGAGAAATCACAGGGCCGATTAGACGGCTCGTGAATGATTCGAATTCTGACCGGTTAGTGGCTCGCTAATCGGTCCGATCGATTGGGTCAGCGTTTGGCGGATTGGTTGTCTCTTTCTATGAGTCGGGCACTCTAACTCCGATCGTTGCTCGGAGAACAATGTAACACAAGTCTCCAGGGGCGAGGAAGATACAGTaggtatatatacatatatacatagcgtatatatatatatgtatataatcgtaatatgtatgtatatatatatatattatatattggtATTACTTTAGTTTTCGTTTCTATCAACGGTGGTCGTCGATTACGAGcagagttatttattataaacgtcTCGTGAACAGCGTGCTCGCCGAGAACGGACTCGGACTCGTAAATATTTTGCCATGACGAGCTACCGTGATCCTCGGTCAGGTGTTTTTAATCGAAGACTAGTCCTAAGCTCTCAGGTAGCTCTCGCTTCTCTATCGTCGTCGTCTCGGAGGCTCTCTCTCGACGATTATAGAAACTCGTGGTGGTGTGTCTCTCGCGAGGCAGGTGAGAAGAGGTGAGAGACGACACCGAGAACTGTCGGGAGATGCTGGTGGTTTGAACAAAGATACTCGCAGTAGGTATGTTTTTGCAAGAAGAGATAGTAAAACAGAgtgaagaaaatatatatcgtatagGCAAAGAAGAAGATGACGCAGTGACGGGAGACTCACCGATGAAGAGGAAAAAGATGAGCAAGCCGAGCTCCCTCATGGAGGCCTTGAGCGTACGGCCGAGGATCTGAAGGCCTTTACTGTGCCTGGACAGCTTGAATATCCGGAACACCCTGACAAGCCTGATGACCCTGAGTATCGCCAGGGACATGGCCTGGTTCGTGCTCTTGTCCTGCGGGCTTACCGGCGCCTTCGGCAGATCGATCATATCCTCCTCCTCGGCCATTACGGTGCCGAGCGTGATGAAGTAAGGAATGATCGCGATGATGTCGATGAAGTTCATTACGTCACGGAAGAAGTTCAGTTTGTTTGGACAGGCGAGGAAGCGCACCGATAACTCGAACGTGAACCAGATGATACAAATAGTCTCTATTAGGAAGAACGGGTCCGTGATGTCCGGCACTTCGTCCTCCTCGATCTTCGTGCCGTTCGTCGTCGTGTTGAAGACCTTGTAGTGCTTGAACTCGGGCAGGGTCTCCAGGCAGAATATCACGATCGACAGGAGGATCACGACCACGGATATTATGGCGACCACCCGGGCGCCCTGCGAGCTCTCCGGGTACTCGAACAACAGCCAGACCTTCCTCTGGAGCTCGTGCGTCGGCAGCggcttctcctcctccttgaTGAACCCTTCGTCCTCCCTGCggcaacaattttcattctcaaATGCGCAAACACACCCGACCGACAACCGGCGAGCCTACGTTCGTACCATACGTCGCGCTCCCTGCCAGGCATTCGCGTCCCAAGAACAACAAACTTCTTTCTTTCAGCCAAACGTTACTTCAACGTTCAAATCAATTAACACGCATGTTGGTAAGTCTTCAAATACCTCTGGGACTCAAATACCCCGCAGTGCATCGCCCGAGAGAGTCTTTCGTTTTCTCTACCACTAGTGACTAGACCGTGCAGCTTTATGCACTTTTTTCAACCAAATTCAACCTTCCATGTCTATACGAACAGATCGGTCTCGTGCAAGATTTCTTCACTCGACGTCTATTCGAAGTCGAACTCTCAACCGGATTACAAATTAATGCCAGTTATAGttttagtaaataatgtataaatatgcattttaCTGAGTACAAGTCAAGTTAGGTTGAATCGTAACAAACTTGACGTGTTAATAGAGCATTTCacgcatttttaaataattacattaacgtGTATCAAAGACGACTTGTTTAAAATCCCATAATCCGGTTAAAATCCCAAATCGAACATGTTTTGCGATCCACAGTCAGAAAGACCAAAAAGTCGTGTTGAAAAGAGTCGAAGACAATGAGAACCTCATTGTTTTTCCAAAGGCATATCACTCGCATAAAGCTCCACGGTCTGCTAAGTTAGCTGCAACTACTGAAAGAAGGGGacgtgtgtgtgtgagtgTTCGTCGAAATCGCAGGTCCGACGAGAACGTCTCGCAATCACAGCTGCTTCTCTTGCGTCAAAAATTCTTGGGGAAAAGCTGGGGCGATTGTTCTCCGCCTCGAGAACTCGTCGATAATTTCTGGTACAAGATAAGCAGCCTTCGTTCCAAAAAAGAGTCTTGCGACCCGCGGCTTCGACGAAACGGAGATCTGAAGAGTTCTAGGGTCAAGCTAACGTTACAAAGAAATAATGGaggtaaattgttttttaccTTCAGCCTCTTCTTTAATGCTTTTTACACCAAGAAAAGAGAAACTAAACAACGatatcgttcttttttttttttctgtgtgACCTCGAGGACCATCCCGACCGTAATTCCGTCCGCCGTCCGACCAAAACGGTCACTTCCACTGGCCGCAGTAGTAGAAGCAACCATCGAGTCCGGGCGACGCACAAAACGACGAATAGTTTCCCCAGAAATCCTGATTCCTGGGTCGGAAACTGGTGTACTCTTCTTGTGCCATGATGTATTGGGTGGCCAGAGCGTGGGCGATCAAACTTTGCCGAAATTTTCGCGGTGAACTGAACCGTCTCGCCGGGACTGTTTACATTGCTTGATCATTTCACTTACGAAATTAGATTTTCATTACCGTTCGAGCTAAGAGGAAATGCTttagtatttgtttcttttatatttggattttatacattttttttatacttttcatCGCTGTGAGATAGTTGAGTGCAAAATCGAATCTGACAATCTATAACATTGAGACCTTCGTATGACGTTGGTTACAGTTTGTATTACAATGGCTTTGTGCAAACGTTAATCTTAGAACGACCGCCTTCTATTTTTCTGggatatattatatctatatagaGGATCGGttgctattatattatcacgTCGATTTACGTGGCTATTATTACTTGCACCGGAAAATGTTTAGAGGAGGTTCAAATGATATCGAGTGAGAGGTATATTCTGATTATATTAGTTTGTTTCTGAGCGAGTGTGTTAAGGTCACATggagattaattttattttaagtggaacgatgtattttttaatatatcagtGGATACAGTTCGACATTCGTTATGAATGtgtattaatactatatatgttgaaaaattaatagttttgGAGATACTTCGATTTAAGTAACGGTACTACATACAACCAGACGTTTTTGTTACGTCAATCTGTAAATATAGAGATAACATCTTCTCGTTACAGTAATGGTaacttacaattatttaaattcaaatgtcAGCTAAATTATTAACTTTACAATATATGCAGATCCACACACTTTCATAATTGATATCGAGCTGTAGCTGTTAAAgtattacaaaatatgaacttgatactattaaaattgccTCCAAAACATTTTCCTTTATGAGTAATAATGATCATGTAAATCAAAGTGGTAACATATGATGACCCATCctgtatacattattaatactagTACATATTATGCacattattatgattattattattgctattacaCGATTATATGTTATAGGTTCCATAAATATGTAATCCCAGCGTTTCTGTATCTATTCAAACCGTTTGCAGGACatattaaaaactgtattGGGTTGCAGGCAATCCCAGTAGGCTGTTCTAGCGTTAATCACAAGATTGACTATCATATATGACAATACTTTAGCGACATCATTTTGAAATAATGTCAGTAACCCTGTTATACGaacaaaaatagaagaaatgaattgCTGGTAATTGCTTCACAAAGAATTTCAAGTTTAATGCTGACGAGGCTGTTCGTGCGAGGTCTCGAGTCTTATGAAGAATGTTTGTGTTTCGGAGGGTAGTTTTTTTTCGCCGTGGGGAAGTAATATAGAATAGGCTGGCAAAGTTTGATAGCCCGTGCTTCTGTCATCCGGCGCAAATTCCTCGGTTGTAACGCGATACGAAATGACGGGACCGGATCGAGGGCGGTGGCGGGGGCGTGGAAACGGGAAGTTTCGAGCTCCCCCCTCGCAGCCGCTACCGTTGTTCCGTTCCGCGGTAACGAAAGTCACGGAACGAGATCCCCGTCTGCTCCAGGAGCTAGAGATTGAACATCCCTGAACAATGAGCCCATCGGAGCTCGGCTCGAGGCCTCCATTTTCCAGGGGTCTCCAACCTTCCTCCCTGCCACCACTGTTTAACTATGTTCACGAACTAATCTTGACCGCAACAAAAACATTCTAATTATCTGCTCGCTAGGTTTCCTTGGCAAACACTAGGCCCGCTCAAACGAGTCCCGTATTCTCTATCTGTTCTCTATCTAGACTGGCTACCGCGTCCATCTATTTTATCGGAAATCATTCGAATTTGTTCACAGCGAATCCGTTACCCTACGCAACGATAATAACATTTAGTAGCGTTTTCCAACAGCTCCCGTCAGATTTTCTCAGACGGGAGGGTGTCTCGAATCTATCGAAAGcagtgatttatatttattaacaaaaagattGTGGAGTACTTCGTGTACCTAATAATAACTATCTGTCATTTGTTCTCCCTCGCGGACAGACCGCGGTCGCTCGTGGAAATTCATTTCAACGGTCAAACTTCACAAAATGAATCGGTCGGCTGTGCTACCTTCTATTGTTTACGAAGTGTTCGTCGTAGAAAAAGTATCTCGAACAAAAGTCAAATCGCAATAAATAGTGCAGCAAGAAAACTCTACAACTCGAGAGACAGTAACGATTGTAGAATGTCTGAGAAATTACTGATTTTTTGATGTCTTTCAGATGTTGCAGATAATATCTGAAAAGCATTGAAATACCAGAAACATGTATATTATCTGCGCAAACATAAAACGATGCAAGTTTTATGCGATTTTACATTCGCTACAGGAGTATGCATGTTATCGGCGCTTTCACTTATTTTCCAGACACTCCGCGTGTATCGAAATCaccttatttttattcgcaacgCCCTTTTCATACAAACGATCGTAATAATTTAGGGCATCAAAATCGAGTGATTCACCTTTGTATAGTCGTCGCTAGAATTCCTATTTTGCTACACAAATTACGTTCATCTATCTCATTCGTTTCTTCGCTCGATTCACTACCCCTGGCAGAAAGTATAACAATAGAACGAAATCTTCACCAAAAGAATCATTGagtaacaaaatatagaacataTTTGAACCTCTTAACTTCCCACGCAGACCACTAAAGAACGTGTGCTGTATCTgtggaataaacattttgttcgagaaaaatattaaataatacattgaaCGCTAGCtcataaaaattcctaaaagaatttattgacATTTCCTCAGTACAGGAACGAACATACCAGGCTACTGCACatgaaatatcgaat is a window encoding:
- the Shaker gene encoding potassium voltage-gated channel protein Shaker isoform X3: MGGPGAGRVSRHELNAVPKSHVGHGDRSLVIGEPAAPASNDSCRCHAITVQEISASGAGLVPAQLPPSPPPLTSLHIGNNNTSCVAFCNNNNIVAAGEPHGIPDTGKSKAAATMSSPPKHRRGFDPNDVNANDYRRYRRVKTRRSLPKLSSQDEDGPNPHTQYTGVTHFEPIPHDHDFCERVVINVSGLRFETQLRTLNQFPETLLGDPTRRLRYFDPLRNEYFFDRNRPSFDAILYYYQSGGRLRRPVNVPLDVFSEEIKFYELGELATNKFREDEGFIKEEEKPLPTHELQRKVWLLFEYPESSQGARVVAIISVVVILLSIVIFCLETLPEFKHYKVFNTTTNGTKIEEDEVPDITDPFFLIETICIIWFTFELSVRFLACPNKLNFFRDVMNFIDIIAIIPYFITLGTVMAEEEDMIDLPKAPVSPQDKSTNQAMSLAILRVIRLVRVFRIFKLSRHSKGLQILGRTLKASMRELGLLIFFLFIGVVLFSSAVYFAEAGTQDSFFKSIPDAFWWAVVTMTTVGYGDMRCGAILIGGILRGGRLREFVLQVHSGRVLVGRCHDDDRGLW
- the Shaker gene encoding potassium voltage-gated channel protein Shaker isoform X7 → MSSLPKLSSQDEDGPNPHTQYTGVTHFEPIPHDHDFCERVVINVSGLRFETQLRTLNQFPETLLGDPTRRLRYFDPLRNEYFFDRNRPSFDAILYYYQSGGRLRRPVNVPLDVFSEEIKFYELGELATNKFREDEGFIKEEEKPLPTHELQRKVWLLFEYPESSQGARVVAIISVVVILLSIVIFCLETLPEFKHYKVFNTTTNGTKIEEDEVPDITDPFFLIETICIIWFTFELSVRFLACPNKLNFFRDVMNFIDIIAIIPYFITLGTVMAEEEDMIDLPKAPVSPQDKSTNQAMSLAILRVIRLVRVFRIFKLSRHSKGLQILGRTLKASMRELGLLIFFLFIGVVLFSSAVYFAEAGSENSFFKSIPDAFWWAVVTMTTVGYGDMTPVGVWGKIVGSLCAIAGVLTIALPVPVIVSNFNYFYHRETDQEEMQSHNFNHVTSCPYLPGTLGQHLKKSSTSESESDIKDFGDSILITHPEITKKPNYNPRHNNNINPVCMSIETDV
- the Shaker gene encoding potassium voltage-gated channel protein Shaker isoform X6 is translated as MQMILVAGGSLPKLSSQDEDGPNPHTQYTGVTHFEPIPHDHDFCERVVINVSGLRFETQLRTLNQFPETLLGDPTRRLRYFDPLRNEYFFDRNRPSFDAILYYYQSGGRLRRPVNVPLDVFSEEIKFYELGELATNKFREDEGFIKEEEKPLPTHELQRKVWLLFEYPESSQGARVVAIISVVVILLSIVIFCLETLPEFKHYKVFNTTTNGTKIEEDEVPDITDPFFLIETICIIWFTFELSVRFLACPNKLNFFRDVMNFIDIIAIIPYFITLGTVMAEEEDMIDLPKAPVSPQDKSTNQAMSLAILRVIRLVRVFRIFKLSRHSKGLQILGRTLKASMRELGLLIFFLFIGVVLFSSAVYFAEAGSENSFFKSIPDAFWWAVVTMTTVGYGDMTPVGVWGKIVGSLCAIAGVLTIALPVPVIVSNFNYFYHRETDQEEMQSHNFNHVTSCPYLPGTLGQHLKKSSTSESESDIKDFGDSILITHPEITKKPNYNPRHNNNINPVCMSIETDV